The sequence below is a genomic window from Pleurocapsa sp. PCC 7327.
AGGGAAAAATTGAATCGTTCCCGTTGGAGAGGCCGGATTTTTTAGAAGGTCGTGCAGGGGTTCGACGGGTTGGATCGTCTGATAATCTCCGTTGCGCCCAGAGTGGTAGTTGGGCCAGGAAATATAGGTCGTATAGCAGTCGTCGCTACGGCAGCGAGACTCGTCTGGGTCAATTTGCTGAGTATGAAAGTAGTGAAAACAACCGATGTTATCGAGACCGCACATTGAGATGCCCATATCTTGGTGGTCGCGCGTCGCGAGAATGCCGCCGCCCCGTTGATGAAAGCGAGCAATTCCGGTTAGGTCTCGATCGCTCAGACCGCCTCCTACGTCTAGGGCAAATAACCAGAGTTCGTCAAAATCTTGGCGATCGAGATCGCTGAGCACGGGATCGTTTCCTTGGGCATCGGGCTGGCGATCGCGTGCCGTCACCTGACACAGCGAGTTTCCCCGCTCGTCGGTTAGAGAAGTTAGATAGTCGCTCAGCAACTGAAAGCGCGCGATCGTCCAATCGTCTTCTTTAGTAGACAATAGAGTTGTTTGCAGTAGGATGCGAATAGACATGATTCATGGAAGTCGATAGAGACAGGATTCAGTATTTAGTAATCAGTTAACTGCTAACAGTTAATCGTTAATTTCTCCACAATCGATGCAGATCCTTGTACCCACAGGGTCAAAGGAACCGATCGCTGATTCAGTCAGCTTTTTAATTTACTAGCGCATCATGGGTGAAAAATCGGAAAAATCTTTGTTTTAAATTTAAAAAATATACAATTTAAATTTATAATGACGACAAGCAGCCGAAAAGATAGACTCGTTACAAATCACATGCCATTAGACGAGCTAGAAAATAGTTAGTCATTTTTGAGCCATAGGGGGAATTCCACCACCGCGAAGGATGACAACCAACGGGAGCGTTCGGAGAGTAGTCAAGCTTATCGCATTTTCTCCAGCGATTATTTTCGCGCCAGCCAACTCGCTCGCCTAATTTTTCTATGAGTTTTCGATCTTGTTCTAGAGTAGTTTCCAGATTGCCGCCTAAAGTTTGGTAAATGCCTAGCTGTATACTAAAACCAAAGCGTTTTTGACTGTACCTGAGCCAGAGCAGATCGATAGTCGCGATCGCGTTACAAGGAAAATTCCTGATATCCTCTGGGGTTAGTTCTTCTATCGGCTTACCCGCCACATCGAGAATGACATTAACAGTTTCTTTATCCGCCTCGAACCAATTTCCAGAAGCCAAGTCTTGTTGCAGTTTTCCATAGCGGTGTACGTCGGACACCAGCATTAGTCTCTCTTCTAGCTGAGACACTTGCTCGGACAAGCTTGAGATTTGCTCTGGGTACGGCTTAATTTCTGCTAATTGACTGCTCAGTTGACTCAATTGGCTTTGAATTTCTGATAACTGCGGCGGTTGAACGTTCTCCTCATTAGTTGGATTAGACATATTTAAGCCTCTGGAGTGTTCTGTTTTTTCGGTTGGCTTAAGCCATGCTTGTATTGACACTTCAATCATAAGACTCATTGCCTGAGTTCGAGAGTTCGAGCGAGTTCTTCAAACATAAGTTTGTAGAGATGCGATTCGAGCGCGTCGGTGAGGAATTGTCCGTCTCCGATTAAGAATTACGAATTTGAAAGTCGTAATTTTAGTTGCCTCGCAAGGCTTTCAGGTATAGTTTTTATGCAATTTAAATTTTTATATCCTTAAATTTCACCGACTTGACTACTCGCGATCCCGAATTATCATTTATGATATGAATCCATATATGGAGTTTTCTATCTGGAAGACCACCATATCTGTGGTTTAATACTAAGATACTAAGAAGCGTATTAGTTTAGCGTTTGCGTATCTCAATCGTCGAGTTATTTGTAGAATTACCTAGACTTATGCAACAGTCCTTATCGACTACAATTTCCAATACCACCGACCGACGCAATCAGTTCGCTTCTTGTGCCGTCGGTAACGGGCACTCGCCACATGCTAGCGACATACAGGTCATCAGACGAGATGGTTCGAGGACTTCCCTAAATATTGCCAAAATTCGTGCCGTGGTCGATTGGGCTTGTGCTGGAGTTGAGGTCAATCCCATTGCTCTGGAAGCTGGATTAAAAACTCGCTTGCGCAACGGCATTACGACGAGAGAGATTCAGGACAATCTGATTAACTGCGCCTTAGAAATGTGCAGCCCCGAAGAACCAGACTGGCGCTACGTGGCGGGAAGACTTCACATCTGGAGTTTGTGGAAAGATACCCAAGTCAGTCGCGGCTATCAATATGGCGACTACAAACAGACCGTTCGAACGATGGTTGCGGCAAAGAAATACGACGAGAGAATCTTGACCTATTCGTCTAAAGAATTACAGGAAGCTGGAAGCTGGATTAATCCCGATTGGGATACCGATTATGATTATGCTGGGGCAGTTTTGCTGACCAGTCGCTATCTCTTACCAGACGAGTTACCTCAAGAAGCCTTGCTGACTTGCGCCCTGCTGTTAGCTACGATTGAAGCGCCAGAAAATCGCCTCATTTGGGCGAGGAGATTTTATGAGGCGATCGCGTCTCGGAAAATTTCCCTTGCTACCCCTATTCTGGCAAATTTGAGAGTTCCTGGCGGTTCTTTGACCAGTTGTTTTATTCTTTCTATTGACGACAATTTAGAGAGTATTTTTGCCGAGATTACCAACACTGCCAGAATCTCGAAAAATGGCGGTGGTGTAGGCGTGAACGTCAGCCGCATTCGCGCTACCGGAAGCTGGGTGATGGGCAAGGCAAATGCCTCTGGCGGTGTAATTCCTTGGATTAAGTTACTTAATGATACTGCGATCGCGGTCAATCAAGGCGGTCGTCGGGCGGGTGCGGTTACAGTTAGTTTAGACGTATGGCACTTCGATGTCCCCGAATTTCTAGAAATGCAAACCGAAAACGGGGATCGGCGTCGCAAGGCTTACGATATTTTCCCGCAATTAGTCTTTCCCGATGAGTTTATGCGTCGGGTAGTCAATAAAGAAGAATGGACGCTAGTCGATCCTTATGAAATTCGTACCAACTTAGGCATAGAACTTGCCGAATTGTGGGGAGAAGAATTTGAGCGTGCCTATCGACTCATCGAAGCAAAATTAGATAAAGAAATTACACTCTACAAGCGAGTTAATGCCCGCGAATTATTTAAAACTATCATGCGATCGCAGGTAGAAACGGGAATGCCCTACCTAGCTTTCAAAGATACCATCAATCGGGCAAATCCGAACAAGCATGAGGGCTATATTCCGGGAGTAAATTTGTGCACCGAGAGTTTTTCCAACGTAGCGCCAGGAACGGAAGCGCACTGTTGTAATTTAGTCAGTCTTAATCTAGCCAATATCGAAGACGACGAACTCGATCGCGTTTGCAATATAGCCGTGAGAATGTTAGATAATACTATCGACATCACCAATCCTCCCTTCGATGCGGCAAAAAATCACAATAATAAATACCGCACTATCGGAGTGGGTTGTATGGGATTAGCTGACTGGTTGGCAAAGCATCGCCTCTCTTACGCCAACTTGCCAGAAATTAGCGATCTCTTTGAAGAAATTGGCTATTGGTGTACGCAAACTTCGATGGAATTAGCTAAAGAAAGAGGCGCATACGATGCTTTTGAAGGCAGCGAATGGAGTCAAGGGAAATTAATTGGGGCGAAACCCATAGAATGGTTCCTAGAAAATGCGAATCATAAAGAAAGATGGGTGCAACTTTCTCAAGATATTCAAAAATATGGCATTCGCAATTCTCATATTACCGCGATCGCACCGAATACTTCTTCATCTTTAGTACAGGGTTGTACGGCAAGCATTCTTCCCGTCTATAGTCGTTTTTTCTATGACAAATGGGCAAAAGGAACTGTTCCCGTTGCCCCTCCATTTATTAATAATTACTTCTGGTTTTATCCAGAAAATAAAACCATCGATCAAAAAATTGTTGTCAAAGCAGTCGCAACAATACAGCAATGGATCGATACGGGAATATCCATGGAATTGTTATTCAATCTCAATCAAGGCGTTTATTTTCCCGACGAACCCAATCGCGCGATCGCAGCTAAAGATATCTTTGAAACATTAGTAATGGCATGGCAACAAGGGTGTAAAGCCATCTATTATATCCGCACCGTACAAAAAGATGGTTTTAAAGAGTCAGAAAATAATTGTACGGCGTGTGCGAATTAATAGCAGTTTGGTGGGCAATGCCAACTTTCCCTAGCCATAGCAAGTCTACATTAATCATAAAGGTTAGTAAATGTATATTGATTCAACCTCAAAAATGCCAATCAACCCCATTTTTAATCCCGATGGGGACGATACAATTGAAAACCGTTCTATTTGGTTTGGTAATACAACAAACCTGATGCAACTCAACGATGTTCGTTACACTTGGGCGCTGGGATTGTATCAACAAATGAGGGAGAATTTTTGGATTCCTCAACGCCTCGATGTTACTCAAGACGTAACGGACTATTGGAATCTTACCCCGGAAGAACGTCATGCCTACGATGGCATTTTGTCCTATCTTACTTTTTTAGATTCCATTCAAACCTGCAATATTCCTCACTTAAAAAGCAGTATTACTGCCCCAGAAGTTAGCTTGTGCATGGCGGAACAAATTTCTCAAGAGGCAATGCACAACCAAAGCTATCAATATATCATTGAAACCGTGATTCCGCCCGATCGCAGAAATGCTGTGTATGACTTCTGGCGTACCGATAAAGTCCTCAAAGATCGCTGCGAATTTATTGCTAAGCTATATCAAAAATACATAGACTATCCGACCTCAGAAAACTATTTTATTGCTTTAGTAGCCGATTATTTGCTCGAAGGACTTTATTTCTATAACGGATTTATTTTCTTCTACAATCTGGCTTCTCGGATGTTAATGCCGGGTTCGGCTGATATTTTCAAAATGATTAACCGCGACGAACTTTCTCACGTGCGGCTCTATCAAAAATTAATCCCAGAGGCAATGCATGTGTTTTCGCATTCGGTGGAGCAAATTTATGAAATGTTTGACGAGGCAGTCAAACACGAATGCCGCTGGACAAATCACATCGTTGGTAACAATATTTTAGGGATTACAGAAGCCAGCACGGAACGATATACAAAGTATTTAGCGAATATGAGGCTGCGTTCCATTGGTTTGGAAGCGCTTTATCGGGAGGAGAAATATAAGAAGAGTCCCTACACTCATTTAGAGAGATTTTCGGATACGAAGAAAGAAGCCCATACTAAAGCAAATTTCTTTGAGGCAACTGTTACCAGTTATGTCATGTCTTCTGGGGTAAGTGGTTGGGACGAAATCTGACTCAAGAATTATGAATTATGAATTATGAATTCATGATTTAGAATTAATTTAAATATAGTACATCAGACCTTCTTGTTTGAGAGCGTCGCGTCGCTGGCATAGATCTTGCAGGGTGTAACGATTCAAAATCTCTAGAGAGGCATGATTGGCTTTCTGCCAGATTTCAGCGACCAAGGCGCGATCGATCGAGTTATCGGACTCCTTTTGTTTGCGATCGCCCTCCACAAGAGCAACGACTTCTAGGACGGTAATTTGCCAAGGTTCGCGGGCAAGTATATAGCCTCCTTTGGAACCGCGTAGGCTTTGTACCAAGCCTCCCCGTCGCAGGCTGGTAAAAATATGCTCTAAATAGCGATCGGGAATATTTTGTCTTGTCGAGATCTCGCTAATTGTCAAAAGATGGGTTTTATCGAGGTGACTTGCCAATTCTAAAAGTGCGAGTAAGGCATATTCCACTTTGGAGGGAAGTTCTAGAAGGATATAGTTTCGACGATCTGCATCGGTGTTCATCATAGTATGATTGGTTGATCGATTTATCGATCGCTCTATCGACTTAACCTCTCAAAATTTAGTGACAGTATTCCAATTATCCCCCAAATACTATATCTTGAGCGCCTTATTGTATTTTTACTCCTCTCGCGCTAGATAATACCAAGATATATAACTCTGACTGAGGGATAAGCAAAACCAAGGTGGGCTAAGCCTTTACTCAACCCACCTACTGACTGGCAACCACTAACTACTCGCAGAATTTATTCCCAAATCTGACAAACTAAATCGCCAGCTTTTTGAGAGAAACGGATATTTTCGTTGTAGTCTACGGGACAGTCGATCACTGTCGGAACGTCCTGTTCTAAAGCCGTTTTCAGCGTTGGAATTAAATCGAGAGCTGATTCGATGCGGTAGCCTTTCAACCCCATACTTTCGGCAAATTTGACGAAATCGGGGTTGCTAAACTTGACGAAAGCAGATTCGCCAAACTGGTTGATTTGTTTCCACTCGATCAAGCCATAGCCGTTGTCGTTGAAAATCAAGGTGACAAAAGGCGTTCCTACCCGCAAGGCGGTTTCTAATTCCTGATTGTTCATCATGAAGCCGCCGTCTCCAGTGACCGCAACTACTTTTTTATCGGGATGCACGAGTTTAGCTGCGATCGCGCCGGGAATGGCAATGCCCATCGCTGCAAATCCATTGGAAATAATGCAAGTATTAGGAGTATCGCAATGATAGTGCCTTGCCATCCACATTTTATGGGCACCCACGTCTGAGATGACGATATCTTCGGGTCCCATCACTTGTCTGAGGTCGTAAATCAGTTTTTGGGGTTTGATGGGGAAGCCTTCATCGTTAGCATACTTTTCGTACTCGGCGCGAATTTCGGAACGCAATTTGGCAGCGTGTGGCGTGGGTTTGCCTTGACGATCCGTCCGCTTCATCAACTCTATCAAAGAGTCGGAAATGTCTCCCACGACTTCTACAAACGGAATGTAGCTGCTATCGATTTCTGCTGCTGTCATGCCAATGTGAATAATGGGGATTGTTCCTTGGGGATTCCAACGTTTCGGGGAATATTCGACCAAATCGTAGCCGACTGCAATTATCAAATCGCTTTCCTCGAAAGCACAACTGATCAGATCCCTCTGTTGCAGACCAAACGACCACAGGGCAAGCGGGTGGGTGTAAGGGATGACCCCCTTGCCCATGAAGGTGTTGACGACTGGAATATTGAGTTGCGTGGCAAATTCGGTAACGGCTTCGCTTGCATTGGCGCGAATTGCGCCGTTACCTACCATAATAATCGGATTTTTCGCTTTCGCGATCGCCACTGCCGCATTGTTGAGACTGCGGTAGGAGGCATAAACTTTTTCTTGACTGTTCCGATTGAGGGGTTTTCCTTCCACTGGCATTGCTGCAATGTTTTCGGGCAAGTCGATGTGAACGGCACCGGGTTTTTCGCTTTGGGCGATCTTAAAAGCTTTGCGAACGACTTCTGGCGTAATCCCCGGACGAACGATTTGCTTGTTCCATTTGGTGACGGGGGCAAACATTGCCACTAAGTCTAAGTATTGGTGGGATTCGATGTGCATGCGATCTGTTCCCACTTGACCCGTAATTGCCACCAGTGGGGCGCGATCCAGGTTAGCATCAGCTACTCCCGTCATTAGGTTGGTCGCACCGGGACCTAAGGTAGACAGACACAC
It includes:
- a CDS encoding GUN4 domain-containing protein gives rise to the protein MSLMIEVSIQAWLKPTEKTEHSRGLNMSNPTNEENVQPPQLSEIQSQLSQLSSQLAEIKPYPEQISSLSEQVSQLEERLMLVSDVHRYGKLQQDLASGNWFEADKETVNVILDVAGKPIEELTPEDIRNFPCNAIATIDLLWLRYSQKRFGFSIQLGIYQTLGGNLETTLEQDRKLIEKLGERVGWRENNRWRKCDKLDYSPNAPVGCHPSRWWNSPYGSKMTNYFLARLMACDL
- a CDS encoding ribonucleotide-diphosphate reductase subunit beta, which gives rise to MYIDSTSKMPINPIFNPDGDDTIENRSIWFGNTTNLMQLNDVRYTWALGLYQQMRENFWIPQRLDVTQDVTDYWNLTPEERHAYDGILSYLTFLDSIQTCNIPHLKSSITAPEVSLCMAEQISQEAMHNQSYQYIIETVIPPDRRNAVYDFWRTDKVLKDRCEFIAKLYQKYIDYPTSENYFIALVADYLLEGLYFYNGFIFFYNLASRMLMPGSADIFKMINRDELSHVRLYQKLIPEAMHVFSHSVEQIYEMFDEAVKHECRWTNHIVGNNILGITEASTERYTKYLANMRLRSIGLEALYREEKYKKSPYTHLERFSDTKKEAHTKANFFEATVTSYVMSSGVSGWDEI
- a CDS encoding Rrf2 family transcriptional regulator, coding for MMNTDADRRNYILLELPSKVEYALLALLELASHLDKTHLLTISEISTRQNIPDRYLEHIFTSLRRGGLVQSLRGSKGGYILAREPWQITVLEVVALVEGDRKQKESDNSIDRALVAEIWQKANHASLEILNRYTLQDLCQRRDALKQEGLMYYI
- a CDS encoding acetolactate synthase large subunit, with the translated sequence MGELNTAELLVQCLENEEVEYIFGLPGEENLHVLEALKHSSIKFITTRHEQGAAFMADVYGRLTGKAGVCLSTLGPGATNLMTGVADANLDRAPLVAITGQVGTDRMHIESHQYLDLVAMFAPVTKWNKQIVRPGITPEVVRKAFKIAQSEKPGAVHIDLPENIAAMPVEGKPLNRNSQEKVYASYRSLNNAAVAIAKAKNPIIMVGNGAIRANASEAVTEFATQLNIPVVNTFMGKGVIPYTHPLALWSFGLQQRDLISCAFEESDLIIAVGYDLVEYSPKRWNPQGTIPIIHIGMTAAEIDSSYIPFVEVVGDISDSLIELMKRTDRQGKPTPHAAKLRSEIRAEYEKYANDEGFPIKPQKLIYDLRQVMGPEDIVISDVGAHKMWMARHYHCDTPNTCIISNGFAAMGIAIPGAIAAKLVHPDKKVVAVTGDGGFMMNNQELETALRVGTPFVTLIFNDNGYGLIEWKQINQFGESAFVKFSNPDFVKFAESMGLKGYRIESALDLIPTLKTALEQDVPTVIDCPVDYNENIRFSQKAGDLVCQIWE